TACCACCGCGAGTGGTGGGACGCGTACGTGCGGGTCAACCGCCGCTTCGCCGAGGCCGCCGCGCGCGCCGCCGACGAGGGCGCGACCGTGTGGGTGCAGGACTACCAGCTGCAGCTCGTGCCGAAGATGCTGCGCGAGACGCGGCCCGACCTCGTGATCGGGTTCTTCAACCACATTCCGTTCCCCGCATACGGCATCTACTCGCAGCTGCCGTGGCGACGGCAGGTGATCGAGGGCCTCCTCGGCGCCGACGTCATCGGGTTCCAGCGACAGGCCGACGCGGGCAACTTCCAGCGGGCGGTGCGCCGGCTGTACGGCTACACGACCCGCGGCGCGGTCGTCGAGGTGCCCGAGGGCGACGACGTGCGCCGGGTGATCGCCCGCCACTTCCCGATCTCGATCGACGCCGAGGGCTTCGAGCAGCTCGCGCGGCGCCCCGACGTGCAGGCGCGCGCGAAGGAGATCCGCGAGGGCCTCGGCAACCCGAAGACCGTGATGCTCGGCGTCGACCGGCTCGACTACACGAAGGGCATCCGGCACCGGCTGAAGGCGTTCGGCGAGCTGCTGCGCGACGGCCGGCTGAGCGTGTCGGATGCCTCGCTGGTGCAGGTCGCGAGCCCGTCGCGCGAGCGCGTCGAGACCTATCGCCAGCTCCGCGACGAGATCGAGCTGACCGTGGGCCGGCTGAACGGCGACTACTCCACCATCAGCCACCAGGCGATCGCGTACCTGCACCACGGCTACCCGCGCGAGGAGATGGCGGCGCTCTACCTGGCCGCCGACGTGATGCTCGTGACTGCGCTGCGCGACGGCATGAACCTCGTCGCGAAGGAGTACGTCGCCTCGCGCTTCGACGAGGACGGCGTGCTCGTGCTCAGCGAGTTCGCCGGCGCCGCCGACGAGCTGCGCCAGTCGGTGCTCGTCAACCCGCACGACATCGAGGGGCTGAAGGACGCGATGGTGGCCGCGGCCGAGATGCCGCGCAAGGAGCGGGCGAGGCGGATGCGGGCGCTGCGACGCCGCGTGCGCGACTACGACGTGGCCCGCTGGTCCGCCGACTTCCTCGAGACCCTCACGGGCAACGCGACGATCCGCCCCGGCGTGCGCGACGACCTCGGCCGGGCGCTCGCGCGCCTCGCGGCCACCGAGCGGCTGCTGGTCGCCCTCGACTTCGACGGCACGCTCGCGCCGCACGTCGACGTGCCCGACGACGCCCGCGCCTCGGACGGGGCCAAGCGATCGATCGAGCGACTCCTCGAGGCGAAGGACACCGCGGTGGCATACGTCTCGGGGCGCGCGATCGACAGCCTCCGGCACGTCTCCGACCCGCACGACGACGTGCTGCTCGCCGGCTCGCACGGCGTGGAGCTGCAGTTCGCAGGCGGCGAGGGCGCGCTCGACCTCCACGAGACGGAGATCGCCGACCTGCACGCGCTCTCGAAGATCCTGGACGAGGTGGTCGACTCCGCACCCGGCGCCTGGGTCGAGCGCAAGCCCGCGGGCCTCGCACTGCACACGCGCAAGCTCAGCACCTCGGCGGGGGAGAAGGCGCAGCGCGCCGCCCGCACGAAGGTGAAGCAGGAGCTGCCCGAGCTCACGCTCCGCGAGGGCAAGAACGTGCTGGAGTTCGCCGTGCGGTCGAGCACCAAGGGCGACGCGATCGCCCGGCTGCGCCAGCACACCGGTGCGACCGCGGTGCTCTACGTGGGCGACGACGTGACCGACGAGGACGGCTTCGCCGCGCTCGAGCCGGGCGACGTCGGGGTGAAGGTCGGCCAGGGACGCACGTTCGCCCGGTACCGCGTGCGCGGCACCGATGACGTCGACCGCCTGCTCGAGATGCTCGCCGAGCTCCGCGCCGCGCGCTGAGGCCGCGGGCGGGCGCGATTCGAGGCATCCGCTGGGCAATAGACTGCCTGCATGCCTCACGATCCGAAGCCGCGTAGTCGCGTCGTCACCGACGGTATCGAAGCCACGACCTCCCGGGGCATGCTCCGCGCGGTCGGCATGGGGGACGCCGACTGGGACAAGCCGCAGGTCGGCATCGCCAGCTCGTGGAACGAGATCACGCCCTGCAACCTCTCGCTCGGCCGCCTCGCGCAGGCCGCGAAGGAGGGCGTGCACGCCGGCGGCGGCTACCCGCTGCAGTTCGGCACCGTGTCCGTCTCCGACGGCATCTCGATGGGCCACGAGGGCATGCACTTCTCGCTCGTCTCGCGCGAGGTCATCGCCGACTCTGTCGAGGTCGTCATGCAGGCCGAGCGCCTCGACGGCTCGGTGCTGCTCGCCGGCTGCGACAAGTCGATCCCGGGCATGCTCATGGCCGCGGCGCGCCTCGACCTGGCATCCGTGTTCCTCTACGCCGGTTCGATCGCGCCCGGCTGGGTGCGCCTGTCGGACGGCACCGAGAAGGACATCACGATCATCGACTCGTTCGAGGCCGTCGGCGCCGTCAAGGCGGGCAAGATGAGCGAGGCCGACGCCAAGCGCATCGAGTGCGCCTTCGCGCCCGGCGAGGGCGCCTGCGGCGGCATGTACACCGCGAACACCATGGCCTCCGTGGCCGAGGCGCTCGGGCTGAGCCTCCCCGGCTCCGCGTCGCCGCCCTCGGCCGACCGGCGCCGCGACTACTTCGCCCACCGCTCGGGCGAGGCCGTCGTCGAGATGCTGAAGCAGGGCATCACCGCGCGGCAGATCCTCACCAAGGAGGCGTTCGAGAACGCCATCGCGGTGGGCATGGCGCTCGGCGGCTCGACCAACATCGTGCTCCACCTGCTCGCGATCGCCCGCGAGGCCGACGTCGAGCTCACGCTCGCCGACTTCAACCGCATCGGGTCGAAGGTGCCGCACATCGGCGACCTGAAGCCGTTCGGCAAGTACGTGATGAACGACGTGGACCGCCGTGGCGGCCTGCCCGTGCTCATGAAGGCGCTGCTCGACGCCGGGCTCATGCACGGCGACGCGCTCACGGTCACCGGCAAGACGCTCGCCGAGAACCTCGCCGAGATGGACATCGAGCCGCTCGACGGCGAGGTGCTCCGCTCGCTCGACGACCCGATCCACGAGACCGGCGGGCTGACGATCCTGCACGGCTCGATGGCGCCCGACGGTGCGGTCGTGAAGACGGCCGGCTTCGACGCGGCGACGTTCGAGGGGCCCGCCCGCGTGTTCGAGCGCGAGCGCGCCGCGATGGACGCGCTCACCGAGGGGCAGATCTCGGCCGGCGACGTCGTGGTCATCCGCTACGAGGGCCCGAAGGGCGGCCCCGGCATGCGCGAGATGCTCGCGATCACCGCCGCCATCAAGGGCGCCGGGCTCGGAAAAGATGTACTACTCTTGACGGACGGCAGATTCTCAGGCGGCACAACCGGCCTGTGCATCGGCCACGTAGCACCCGAAGCGGTCGACGCAGGTCCGATCGCCTTCGTGCGCGATGGTGATCTGATACGGGTCGATATCGCAGCTCGCAGCATCGACCTACTGGTCGACGACGCAGAGCTGGCAGCCCGCCGCGACGGCTGGGCACCGCTTCCCCCGCGCTATACCCGTGGCGTCCTCGCGAAGTACTCCAAGCTCGTGCGCTCCGCCTCCGAAGGCGCGACCACGGGCTGAGTCTCGCTCGCACCCGCACGCACTCGCATCAGAACAGGAATTCGCATGTCCACGGACTCGACCACCGTGCCCACGCCAGCCGCCGCCAGACCAGCGGCGCCCGAGACGATGACCGGCGCCCAGGCGGTCGTCCGGTCGCTCGAGAAGCTCGGCATCCGCGACGTCTTCGGCCTGCCCGGCGGCGCCATCCTCCCCGTCTACGACCCGCTGCTCGACGCGCCCGACATCAACCACATCCTCGTGCGCCACGAGCAGGGCGCCGGCCACGCGGCCGAGGGCTACGCGTCGGCGACCGGCAAGGTCGGCGTCGCGATCGCCACCTCCGGCCCGGGCGCCACGAACCTCGTGACCGCGATCGCCGACGCGCACATGGACTCGGTGCCGCTGCTCGCGATCACCGGCCAGGTGTTCTCGAACCTGATGGGCACGGATGCCTTCCAGGAGGCCGACATCGTCGGCATCACCATGCCCGTGACGAAGCACTCGTTCCTGGTCAAGCGCGCCGAGGAGATTCCCGCGACCATCGCGGCCGCGTACCACATCGCCTCGACCGGCCGGCCCGGCCCGGTGCTCGTGGACATCACCAAGGACGCCCAGCAGGACACGCTCGAGTTCAGCTGGCCGCCGAAGATGGACCTGCCCGGGTACCGCCCGATCACGCGCGCGCACGGCAAGCAGGTGCAGGCCGCGGCGCAGTTGCTCGCCGAGGCGAAGAAGCCGGTGCTGTACGTCGGCGGCGGCGTGATCCGCGGTCGCGCGTCGGAGGAGCTGATCGAGCTCGCCGAGACGACGAACGCCGCGGTCGTGACCACGCTCATGGCGCGCGGCGCGTTCCCCGACTCGCACCGGCAGCAGCTCGGCATGCCCGGCATGCACGGCACCGTTCCCGCGGTGCTCGCGCTGCAGGAGGCCGACCTGCTCATCGCCCTCGGCGCGCGCTTCGACGACCGAGTGACCGGCAAGGCGGCCCTGTTCGCGCAGAACGCGAAGGTCGTGCACGTCGACATCGACCCGGCCGAGATCTCGAAGATCCGCACCGCCGACGTG
This portion of the Agromyces rhizosphaerae genome encodes:
- a CDS encoding bifunctional alpha,alpha-trehalose-phosphate synthase (UDP-forming)/trehalose-phosphatase, producing the protein MVIVSNRLPVDYDEQPDGTPGWKTSPGGLVTALEPIMRAADGAWVGWAGVADREFAPFENDGISIVPVPLSEDEIQEYYEGFSNDTLWPLYHDVIAPPTYHREWWDAYVRVNRRFAEAAARAADEGATVWVQDYQLQLVPKMLRETRPDLVIGFFNHIPFPAYGIYSQLPWRRQVIEGLLGADVIGFQRQADAGNFQRAVRRLYGYTTRGAVVEVPEGDDVRRVIARHFPISIDAEGFEQLARRPDVQARAKEIREGLGNPKTVMLGVDRLDYTKGIRHRLKAFGELLRDGRLSVSDASLVQVASPSRERVETYRQLRDEIELTVGRLNGDYSTISHQAIAYLHHGYPREEMAALYLAADVMLVTALRDGMNLVAKEYVASRFDEDGVLVLSEFAGAADELRQSVLVNPHDIEGLKDAMVAAAEMPRKERARRMRALRRRVRDYDVARWSADFLETLTGNATIRPGVRDDLGRALARLAATERLLVALDFDGTLAPHVDVPDDARASDGAKRSIERLLEAKDTAVAYVSGRAIDSLRHVSDPHDDVLLAGSHGVELQFAGGEGALDLHETEIADLHALSKILDEVVDSAPGAWVERKPAGLALHTRKLSTSAGEKAQRAARTKVKQELPELTLREGKNVLEFAVRSSTKGDAIARLRQHTGATAVLYVGDDVTDEDGFAALEPGDVGVKVGQGRTFARYRVRGTDDVDRLLEMLAELRAAR
- the ilvD gene encoding dihydroxy-acid dehydratase, translating into MPHDPKPRSRVVTDGIEATTSRGMLRAVGMGDADWDKPQVGIASSWNEITPCNLSLGRLAQAAKEGVHAGGGYPLQFGTVSVSDGISMGHEGMHFSLVSREVIADSVEVVMQAERLDGSVLLAGCDKSIPGMLMAAARLDLASVFLYAGSIAPGWVRLSDGTEKDITIIDSFEAVGAVKAGKMSEADAKRIECAFAPGEGACGGMYTANTMASVAEALGLSLPGSASPPSADRRRDYFAHRSGEAVVEMLKQGITARQILTKEAFENAIAVGMALGGSTNIVLHLLAIAREADVELTLADFNRIGSKVPHIGDLKPFGKYVMNDVDRRGGLPVLMKALLDAGLMHGDALTVTGKTLAENLAEMDIEPLDGEVLRSLDDPIHETGGLTILHGSMAPDGAVVKTAGFDAATFEGPARVFERERAAMDALTEGQISAGDVVVIRYEGPKGGPGMREMLAITAAIKGAGLGKDVLLLTDGRFSGGTTGLCIGHVAPEAVDAGPIAFVRDGDLIRVDIAARSIDLLVDDAELAARRDGWAPLPPRYTRGVLAKYSKLVRSASEGATTG
- a CDS encoding acetolactate synthase large subunit; protein product: MSTDSTTVPTPAAARPAAPETMTGAQAVVRSLEKLGIRDVFGLPGGAILPVYDPLLDAPDINHILVRHEQGAGHAAEGYASATGKVGVAIATSGPGATNLVTAIADAHMDSVPLLAITGQVFSNLMGTDAFQEADIVGITMPVTKHSFLVKRAEEIPATIAAAYHIASTGRPGPVLVDITKDAQQDTLEFSWPPKMDLPGYRPITRAHGKQVQAAAQLLAEAKKPVLYVGGGVIRGRASEELIELAETTNAAVVTTLMARGAFPDSHRQQLGMPGMHGTVPAVLALQEADLLIALGARFDDRVTGKAALFAQNAKVVHVDIDPAEISKIRTADVPIVGDVKEVITELTAAYRAVASDVDLGEWWTYLDGLRDEFPLGYTPTSDGLLAPQYVIERIGALSGPEAVYAAGVGQHQMWAAQFIKYERPNSWLNSGGAGTMGYSVPAAMGAKVAEPERVVWAIDGDGCFQMTNQELATCVINDIPIKVAVINNSSLGMVRQWQTLFYDGRYSNTDLNTGHDTRRVPDFVKLAEAYGALGIRVEKEDEVDAAIKLALETNDRPVVIDFVVSADAMVWPMVPQGVSNSFVQYARDHSPAFNQEI